The following are encoded in a window of Candidatus Neomarinimicrobiota bacterium genomic DNA:
- a CDS encoding trypsin-like serine protease produces the protein MMTKRINSIWIALCIVIPLSGQEGVEHSRQNAITNAIEHASPAVASINVTQVQRFSVSPFQRDPWFEYFFPPEIRQREVKGSGSGVVISPDGYVLTNDHVVENASKIIVTLPGGEEYNADVVGLDDITDLALLKLEGSNFPYVKMGDSDNLIIGEWVIALGNPFGLFDVNQQPTATIGIVSGKDLDFGIQGGKIFQDMIQTDAAINPGNSGGPLVNGKGEVIGINTFIYTGSRARQGSVGIGFAIPINRARRIAEELKTKGRIVRDFSTGLRAQPLDKKTAEYLDIPFTKGVIVTHILKNSPASKAKLEYGDVIVGVQNEEINSLEDILEIIEINDLRPGDRLKMRVWRNGRYFTKSLILGKL, from the coding sequence AGAATAAACTCTATTTGGATTGCTCTTTGTATAGTTATTCCTTTAAGTGGCCAAGAGGGTGTTGAACATTCCCGGCAAAATGCCATTACCAATGCTATTGAGCATGCCAGCCCTGCCGTAGCTAGCATAAATGTTACCCAAGTTCAGCGATTTTCTGTAAGTCCATTTCAGCGCGACCCCTGGTTTGAATATTTTTTCCCGCCGGAAATTCGTCAACGAGAAGTTAAGGGCTCGGGCTCAGGTGTTGTAATCAGTCCTGATGGTTATGTGTTGACCAATGACCATGTGGTTGAAAATGCCTCCAAGATAATCGTGACGCTACCGGGAGGGGAAGAATATAATGCCGATGTGGTTGGCCTTGATGATATTACTGATTTGGCGCTACTAAAATTAGAAGGGTCAAATTTTCCATATGTTAAAATGGGGGATTCCGATAATCTCATTATTGGCGAATGGGTGATAGCGTTGGGGAATCCATTTGGGCTATTTGATGTGAATCAACAGCCTACGGCAACTATCGGAATTGTGAGTGGTAAAGATTTAGATTTTGGGATTCAAGGTGGAAAGATATTTCAGGATATGATACAAACTGATGCGGCCATTAATCCGGGTAATAGCGGCGGCCCATTAGTTAATGGTAAAGGTGAAGTAATCGGCATAAATACATTTATATATACTGGATCAAGGGCAAGGCAAGGGTCTGTTGGTATTGGTTTTGCAATACCGATAAATCGGGCGCGACGGATTGCAGAAGAATTGAAAACTAAAGGTCGAATCGTTCGTGATTTCTCTACCGGTTTACGTGCCCAGCCTCTAGACAAGAAGACAGCTGAATATTTAGATATACCTTTTACAAAAGGTGTAATTGTAACACACATTTTAAAAAACAGTCCTGCCTCAAAAGCAAAGTTAGAATATGGTGATGTAATCGTTGGTGTTCAAAATGAAGAAATAAATAGTCTTGAAGACATTCTAGAAATCATAGAAATTAATGATCTACGTCCCGGAGATAGGCTCAAGATGCGTGTATGGCGGAATGGGCGATATTTTACAAAATCCTTAATATTGGGAAAACTTTAG